The DNA region GTAATACCGGAACACACCCGTAATACAACAGTCCCACCCGGAACTACGGATCGATCAGGGGCAGCCAGTCAGATCCCCCACTGTCGAGGGCCAGACCAGGCTGTCGGTGATGGTAATCTATGGATACCTTGATACAGTACAGCACTACTAGTATAGACGTATTATGGCATGGATTCGTAACTAGTCTGGCTAGATCTTTTATGTATGCAGTGGTATCTCGTCTGCatttcatcatcctcttccaaaTCGACACAAAACAAGCAAAATAAAGAAATAAAAGACAATGAAGAAACGCATCTTCCTGTACTCCACGGATTAATACTCAGATATAAACAGAAACAGCCCGATCAAGAGCATCATCATGACATGAACCGGTCAACAAATATACAAAAAACGAGTCCTGCCGAAATTATGTGAAGAACGGAAAAAGGAAATTCGTCCGAGGATCAACGACCCCGTATGGCAACCCGGCCAGGCACCATCATCATGTGGCGAAGGGtgatggaggagggggggaggaagagaggatgAGGGAATTCCGTATATAAAGACGGCGAATATGTCGTCTATTTCGAATTCGTCATGGTCAATCCCCGAGCGGCTCCGACGGCGGCCGAGACTGGTGTTGCCGACCGCGTCGGTGCAGCACTGGGAGCACCACTGCCACGGTTGTGGGCCATGTGGGCTCGCACGAGATGGCCCGCGGCCAGTGCAGAGCACAGACTCAGTTCTCCAGCGAGCACTGCGGCTCCCACAATCCGTGCCAATTGACGAGCGTTGTCACCGGGGTTCGTGGGGTGAGACCCGCGCACTCCAAGCAGGTCAAGCATGGCCGACTGTCCTTCAAGGATAGTACCGCCACCAATGGTTCCGACTTCAATGGAGGGCATCGAGACGGCGATTTGGAGGTTGCCATCGAGACTAGTTGGTTGCAGTCAGCATCATGAACGGTTATAGATAGGCAAAAGGGAAAGGAGACTTACTTCTTCATAGTGGTGATGCAGCTGCTGCTCTCAACGTTCTGTGCAGGGTCTTGACCGGTGGCCAAGAAGATAGCCGTGAGAATGTTGGACGCGTGGGCGTTGAAACCACCCAAGCTTCCCGCCATGGCACTACCAATCAGGTTCTTGCTAGTGTTCAACTCAACCAGTGCGTCGACATCGCTCTTGAGCACGCTGCGCACAACCTCGCCAGGAATGATAGCCTCCGCGACGATCGACTTGCCACGGCCGTCGATCCAGTTGATGGCTGCGGACTTTTTATCCGTACAGAAGTTACCAGACACGGAGATGATAGCCATGTCGCTGAATCCGCATTCGGTAGACATGACATTGAGTGCCTTTTCGACACCCTTGGAAATCATGTTCATACCCATGGCGTCACCAGTGGTGGTCTTGAACCGAATGTAGAGATAGGTACCAGCAAGGGCAGTCTTCAGGTGCTGAAGGCGAGCGAAGCGACTAGTCGAGTTGAAAGCCGCCTTAATGATGTTCGATCCCTCCTCAGAGTCAATCCAAACCTTGGCAGCGGCTGCCCGAGCAAGAGTCGGGAAACCAACACAAGGACCACGAGTCATACCATCACCCGTAAGCACTGTAACCGCACCACCGCCGGCGTTGATGGCTTTAGCACCACGGCTGGTACTGGCAACCAGGACACCTTCAGTAGTGGCCATGGGGATAAAGTAGCTTTGGCCGTCGATCTTCAAGGGACCGGCAACACCAAGGGGCAAGGGCAGGTAACCAATAACATTCTCACAGCATGCGCCGTGAACAAGCGTGTAGTTGTAATGCTCATACGGGAGCTTGGAGGTTTCCAACGAGCTGGTGACAGAGGAAGTAGCCGGGGTTCGCGACACGACAGACCGACGGATCTTGACCGCCCGGGTGAAAGCATTGACACGGCTCATGAGGTTCTCGTCTTCcatggtcttctccagcgcATATCCAGGAATCTTACCGCGAAGCGAAAGCTCGACCAATTCTTCATCAGACATAAGAGGAGCTTGCTTGTCCTTGAGCATGGCCTCACATTCCTCGGGGGAGCGCTTGGATCCTTCTTGAACGGTATCGAATTTGGGGTAGACCTTGGGCTCCTCGACAATTTTCGGGGCAGCAGGGGCAGTTTCGGGCTCTTTGATGCTCCATCGAGCGGCGTTGAACAGGTATCCGTTCAAAATGATACTCAAGGTCAGAGCAGCGATGATCCACTTGCTGAAGATGGGGTCTTCGAGGCTCTTCAGCAAGCTCTCAATCACACGACCACCAACAGCGTCCAACAATTGATCTGTGTATTCGATGTCCAAACCGCGAGTCTCCTCCGCGGCGTAGTGCACAGAGGGATATTCCAACTTGTACTTAATAGGCGAGATGACAGTCACAACGGTCTCCATCATCTGGCTCTTAGCTGTGACATAGATGGAGTCGAGACCGTTCTCTGCGACCTTGAATGGATCAATCGGGGTCGGCCCCGCCAGGAAATTGGAGACGCGCGACATGACGGGAAGACCAGTGCTGTTATCAGCGTTGCGGAAGGGAATA from Aspergillus chevalieri M1 DNA, chromosome 2, nearly complete sequence includes:
- the hmg1 gene encoding HMG-CoA reductase (BUSCO:EOG092608ZS;~COG:I;~EggNog:ENOG410PH8V;~InterPro:IPR023282,IPR002202,IPR023076,IPR023074, IPR025583,IPR000731,IPR009023,IPR004554,IPR009029;~PFAM:PF00368,PF13323,PF12349;~TransMembrane:7 (o242-263i270-290o296-316i380-399o405-427i490-511o615-635i);~go_function: GO:0004420 - hydroxymethylglutaryl-CoA reductase (NADPH) activity [Evidence IEA];~go_function: GO:0005515 - protein binding [Evidence IEA];~go_function: GO:0016616 - oxidoreductase activity, acting on the CH-OH group of donors, NAD or NADP as acceptor [Evidence IEA];~go_process: GO:0008299 - isoprenoid biosynthetic process [Evidence IEA];~go_process: GO:0015936 - coenzyme A metabolic process [Evidence IEA];~go_process: GO:0055114 - oxidation-reduction process [Evidence IEA]), producing the protein MATSFLTRSFRPAQEDRDAEPGWLKRQVTGGLQAISRRACLHPIHTIVVIALLASTTYVGLLEGSFFDTVRNPRDLAGQVDVDLLLQGSRSLRLGESTSWKWQVEDASSPNEQKVAQHLALTTFIFPDSTSKSAPPAPVAHDVPVPSNATAQSVPFTPNLFSPFSHDSSLAFTVPFEQVSDFLKAVQEIPDPSADTSEVEQKKWIMRAARGPAGSYKAIGLWLVDAWGSFVDLIKHAETIDIVIMALGYLSMHLSFVSLFVSMRRLGSKFWLGATVLFSGAFAFLFGLLVTTKLGVPINVLLLSEGLPFLVVTIGFEKPIILTKAVLNASADGRRQSSRANGAASQPNGSGQTTSSTPRSIQDSIQTAIKEQGFEIVRDYGIEIAILAAGAASGVQGGLRQFCFLAAWILFFDCLLLFTFFTTILCIKLEITRIKRHVALRKALEEDGITHRVAENVASNNDWPQAGSGASDAGDGVFGRKIESSSVRRFKILMVGGFVLVNLVNLSAIPFRNADNSTGLPVMSRVSNFLAGPTPIDPFKVAENGLDSIYVTAKSQMMETVVTVISPIKYKLEYPSVHYAAEETRGLDIEYTDQLLDAVGGRVIESLLKSLEDPIFSKWIIAALTLSIILNGYLFNAARWSIKEPETAPAAPKIVEEPKVYPKFDTVQEGSKRSPEECEAMLKDKQAPLMSDEELVELSLRGKIPGYALEKTMEDENLMSRVNAFTRAVKIRRSVVSRTPATSSVTSSLETSKLPYEHYNYTLVHGACCENVIGYLPLPLGVAGPLKIDGQSYFIPMATTEGVLVASTSRGAKAINAGGGAVTVLTGDGMTRGPCVGFPTLARAAAAKVWIDSEEGSNIIKAAFNSTSRFARLQHLKTALAGTYLYIRFKTTTGDAMGMNMISKGVEKALNVMSTECGFSDMAIISVSGNFCTDKKSAAINWIDGRGKSIVAEAIIPGEVVRSVLKSDVDALVELNTSKNLIGSAMAGSLGGFNAHASNILTAIFLATGQDPAQNVESSSCITTMKNLDGNLQIAVSMPSIEVGTIGGGTILEGQSAMLDLLGVRGSHPTNPGDNARQLARIVGAAVLAGELSLCSALAAGHLVRAHMAHNRGSGAPSAAPTRSATPVSAAVGAARGLTMTNSK